One region of Triticum aestivum cultivar Chinese Spring chromosome 6B, IWGSC CS RefSeq v2.1, whole genome shotgun sequence genomic DNA includes:
- the LOC123138231 gene encoding probable hexosyltransferase MUCI70: MEEYRLPTSGPLAAAGPRRHSRRPRRRCRLLLLPTFALALLSLAYLSFSSHASLPFHAIHQGPINRENVGKGMDKRDKRNTMVKENTSMTIDKSEPFIKGRKKKRYGPCEIEFLPSVDNLVEPADYNNFTQFLLKYILNEGLLIGNGFFEPLFAGHQSLQEREETYYAKNQSIHCGFVDGPEGYPSSGFDLDEHDRVYMATCRVVVSSCIFGGSDYLRKPTKSKIGSYSKKNVCFIMFLDELTLTTLSSEGHVPDENGSIGLWRIVVVKNLPYKDMRRAGKVPKLLAHRLFPSALYSIWLDSKLRLIADPMLIIEYFLWRKKAEYAISAHYDRTCVWEEVLQNKHLNKYNHTAIDEQFYFYQSDGLVKFNASGQDPVLPSYVPEGSFIVRAHTPMSNLFSCLWFNEINRFTSRDQLSFTYTYLKLRRMNAGRYFQLNMFKDCERRAVAKLFHHRTNGATDPPPTNVRTDKNHSSMPS; encoded by the exons ATGGAGGAGTACCGCCTGCCGACATCCGGCCCGCTCGCGGCGGCCGGGCCCCGCCGCCATTCCCGACGGCCGCGGCGCCGTTGCCGCCTGCTCCTCCTCCCGACCTTCGCCCTGGCGCTCCTCTCCCTCGCCTACCTGTCCTTCTCCTCCCACGCCAGCCTCCCCTTCCACG CAATACACCAAGGTCCGATCAACAGGGAGAACGTTGGAAAGGGAATGGATAAGAGAGACAAACGCAATACCATGGTCAAGGAAAATACCTCTAT GACAATAGACAAGTCAGAACCCTTCatcaaaggaagaaagaaaaagcgTT ATGGGCCCTGTGAAATTGAGTTTTTGCCGTCGGTTGACAATCTTGTGGAGCCTGCTGACTACAACAATTTTACACAGTTTTTGTTGAAGTATATCTTGAATGAGGGACTTTTGATTGGTAATGGGTTTTTTGAACCATTGTTTGCTGGGCACCAGAGTCTTCAGGAAAGAGAGGAAACATATTATGCAAAGAACCAAAGTATTCACTGTGGTTTTGTAGATGGTCCAGAGGGTTACCCTAGTAGTGGATTTGATTTGGATGAACATGACAGGGTTTATATGGCTACCTGCCGTGTGGTGGTGTCATCATGCATTTTTGGAGGCTCTGATTACTTAAGGAAACCAACTAAAAGCAAA ATTGGCTCATACTCTAAGAAGAATGTGTGCTTCATCATGTTCCTGGATGAGCTAACGTTGACAACCCTTTCCTCTGAAGGACACGTCCCTGATGAAAATGGATCCATTGGTCTTTGGAGAATTGTTGTAGTTAAGAATTTACCCTACAAAGATATGCGGAGAGCAGGAAAGGTGCCAAAACTTCTGGCTCACCGACTCTTCCCATCTGCCTT GTACTCAATCTGGTTGGACAGCAAATTGCGTCTTATTGCTGATCCAATGCTTATAATTGAGTATTTCTTATGGAGAAAGAAAGCAGAGTATGCCATTTCAGCGCACTATGATCGCACCTGTGTCTGGGAGGAAGTGCTTCAGAACAAGCACTTAAACAAGTATAATCACACTGCTATCGATGAGCAATTTTACTTTTACCAGTCTGACGGCCTTGTGAAGTTTAATGCCTCTGGCCAAGATCCTGTTCTACCGAGTT ATGTGCCCGAAGGTTCTTTCATCGTGCGTGCCCATACACCAATGTCTAATTTATTTTCATGCCTTTGGTTCAATGAGATCAACCGTTTCACGTCACGTGATCAATTGAGTTTTACATACACTTACTTGAAGCTCAGGAGAATGAACGCTGGAAGATATTTTCAGCTAAATATGTTTAAG GACTGTGAAAGAAGAGCAGTAGCTAAACTGTTCCATCACCGAACTAATGGAGCTACAGATCCACCCCCAACAAACGTACGCACAGATAAAAATCATTCATCGATGCCAAGCTAA